Genomic segment of Microscilla marina ATCC 23134:
AAAAGCACATAGTTCATTTTCTGAATGCCGATGTATATTGGAACTGTGGCTACATAATTTTTTTGGAGCAAAATGAGTGGTAAATGTTTGCAAAGTGGAGTTGTACAACATAATGGAGGGGGACACTTCAAGGGAGAAATCTTAGCCTGGTATTATCTAAATAATGAATCAGAAGGTCATTTGTACACTATGCTGATAGCATCAGCATCTATGTCGAGTTTATTCAAACGGGCTCATACCTTTACATAGATATTATTTTTCCGATTGTTAGCACAGTCCTTTCTATTTTAAAATGCCTCATTTACGCCAAAATACAGCCCCCACCTCTTGTCATTTATATTATATCCATAAGTCTTGTATTAAACAGGTGAATTTTGTTTTTTTGATCCCCAAAAAGAAGCTATACCAACAAATCATTGCCCGAATAGTGACCAACATTCGCATATCAAATAATTGAGGGAAAAGTTTTCAATTAAGTAATGGTTGAAAAATAAGGTATCCATTTGGAGATAGAGATTTACCACTGAGGCGAGATGGCAACACCCTGTGGATGTTGAGCCAGACCGTGTGACGGTTTTACGAGCAATAACCGATGGCTACAGCTTTGCCAAAGGCTAAAAGTAACGAAGTATCAGTAATAAAGGTCATTTCCTGCATCGAAAGCTTACAGTCCGATGAATCGGGGATTATTTTTTGTCCATTACTAAGCTATAGTTGCCTCAGAAAAGATAGAAACTCAAACCCTCAATGGCATTGCTGTACGAGATATGACACGTGATTTAAAGATGAACAAAATACGGTGGTCAATTATTTGAAAAAAATAGCTAATAATGGCAAACCTCTATCTAATTGGTCAACTGGAAACTGGACAATTAAAAAGTTTAGATGTTGCTCTTTACTATAGTGATGAATTAGATAAGTTTTGGAGGTATGTGGGTAATAAATCTAACCAACGTGGGACTTGGTATGCCATAGAACGGCACAGGGTGCTGCTTACTATTTAAGTAAAAGAACTAACCAGTATTACTATTACCTTGTCTGTAAGTAAAGATAATACCTGGGAAATAGAGCGTGAAAATCTTAATTTTCCGCATTCACATGAAGCACTTGCAACAATGGACTATTTGTTTTTCCAAAAATGACATAATACCTGACAATATCATTGGAATGTATATCAATAAATATTATTTCTGGAAAGGCAGGTTCAGCGAGTCAGTGCCTGTGTAAACAACTCTTTTGATACATTACCAATTGAGCATATACAATCAACTTAAAATCTACGCCCGAATGATGTTAAATAAGCTTTTTTTTAGAAAGTGGATATTGGCAGTCACTGGTCTGTTTCTTTGCTTATTTCTGGTAGTCCATTTGTCTGCCAACTGTTTGCTGTTGCTTCCTCAAAATACAGCAAAAAGCCTATATAATAGCTACTCTGCTACCCTCAGAGAAAGTCCACTTATTAAGGGCATAGCTTACTTGTTATACTTGTCTATTTTACTACATGTGCTATATGCACTTCTAATTACACTAAGTAATCGTAAAGCCAACCCCGTAAAGTATGTAGTAAACAAAACCAGCCAAAATAGCACATGGTCTTCTCAAAATATGGGCATGTTAGGTACATTGGTTCTTATTTTTATTGTGATTCACCTTGTCAATTTTTGGGCAAGAATAAAGCTAGGGCTAGGAGAAGAAGTAACCTATGATAAGTCTGGTAACAAAGATGTATACCAAGTGGCTTATACACTATTTCACAACTTTTATTTTGTGCTGTTTTATACCCTTATGGCTGTCCCATTGGCTTTTCATCTGTATCACGGACTCAAGAGTGGCTTTAAAACATTAGGTTTTTACCATCACCGGGGTTTGCAACTTCTAGCAAAGCTATCACTTTGGTACGCAGTAGTTATGGGCATAGGCTTTGGCATTATTCCGTTGGTAGTCTATTTCAAGTAATGTAATATGAAATTAAATTCAAAGGTTCCTGAGGGGCCATTAGAAGACAAATGGCGTAATTATCAGTTAAAATCCCGACTAATTAATCCCGCCAATCGCAAAAAACTCAAAGTAATAGTAGTAGGTTCTGGTCTCTCAGGAGCGGGGGCAGCTTCTACCCTGGCTGAGTTGGGCTATGATGTACAGTGCTTTTGCTATCAGGATTCTGCCCGGAGAGCTCACTCAGTAGCTGCTCAAGGAGGAATCAATGCTGCTAAAAACTATCAACACGATGGTGACAGCATTTACCGAATGTTTTATGATACACTTAAAGGGGGCGACTTTAGATCCAGAGAAGCCAATACCTATCGTTTGGCTGAGTTATCGGCCCCACTCATTGATCATTTTGTACAGCAAGGAGTGCCATTTGCCAGAGAATATGGAGGCACACTGGTCAACAGGAGTTTTGGAGGAGTGCAGGTACAGCGAACGTTTTATGCCAGAGGGCAAACGGGACAACAGTTATTAATGGCTGCTTATTCCCAACTCTATAAAATGATTCATGCCAAGAAAGTACAAATGTTTACCCGCTGCGAGATGCTGGATTTGGTAGTGATTGATGGACAGGCGAAGGGCATTATTGCCCGGGACTTAACCAATGGCAACCTCAGACGCTTTGCTGCTGATGCAGTGGTGTTGGCTACTGGTGGGTATTCACGAGTATTTCGCTTATCAACTTTAGCCATAGGTTGTAATGGAAGCGCTATTTGGAAAGCCCATAAAAAGGGGGCTTTCTTTGCAGCCCCCAGTTTTACCCAAATACATCCCACTGCTTTGCCTCAGTCTAGTGATTCTCAGTCCAAACTTACCCTAATGTCTGAATCGTTACGAAACGATGGACGTATTTGGGTACCCAAAAGACAAGGTGATACCAGAGAAGCTAATAAAATTCCTGAAAGCGAGCGGGATTATTACCTGGAAAGGCGCTATCCTAGTTTTGGCAACCTTGCCCCCCGTGATATAGCATCCAGAGCAGCCAAGGAGCGGATAGATGCTGGTTATGGGGTGGGTAGATTAAAAAACGCGGTTTATCTCGATTTTAAGCATGCCATAGAGCAATTTGGTCTTGACACCATCAATGACCGGTATGGTAACTTGTTCAAAATGTACCAAAAGATCACAGGCATAGATGCTTACAAAGAACCCATGATGATCTCGCCAGCGGCTCATTTTTCTATGGGGGGGCTTTGGGTAGATTATGAGCTCATGACTACTATACCAGGATTGTACGCTATAGGAGAATGTAATTTTTCGGACCATGGAGCCAATCGTTTAGGGGCAAACTCTCTGCTACAAGCCAGTGTGGATGGTTATTTTATTCTGCCTAATACGATTAATAATTACCTCGCAGGCAAACCCAATGCTCAGGTTCCATCGGTTGAAGCCCCTGCCTTTGTGATTGCTGAGGAAAGAGTACAAGCCCACATTGATCGGATATTGAAAGTAAATGGCAATAAAACAGTAGATCATTTTCACCGTGAGTTAGGAAAGACCATGTGGCAAGAATGTGCCATGAGTCGAAACAAAAGCGGGCTGGTAGAAGCCATTGCCAAAATCAGGCAACTGGAAACAGCGTTTTGGAAAGATGTCCGGGTAACTGGCCATGACAAAGAAGTAAACACAGAGTTAGAAAAGGCCTTACGTGTCATAGATTTTATTGAATTGGCGGCTTTGATGTGTACAGATGCCTTGCAAAGAGAAGAGTCCTGTGGAGCGCATTTTCGGGAGGAGTACCAAACCAAAGAGGGGGAAGCAGTACGGGTAGACGAAACTTTTTTATATGTATCGGCCTGGGAATACAATCAGGGTGATTTTAAGTTACACAAAGAACCCCTCCACTTCGAGTTTGTACAGCCAACCGTAAGGAGCTATAAATAACTATACTATGAACATAATATTTAAAATATGGCGTCAAAATGGCCCAACTGAAAAGGGAGAACTCAAGGAGTACCTAATAGAAGGGCTTACCGAGGACATGTCTTTCCTGGAGGCGCTTGACTATCTCAACGAAGCTTTAGTACTGAAAGGAGAAAAAGTGATTGCCTATGAATATGATTGTCGGGAGGGAATTTGTGGTCAATGTGGGATATTTATTAATGGTCGAGCTCACGGACCTCATGACCACATGACTACTTGTCAACTACACATGCGAAGTTTTAAAGATGGCGAAACGATTGTAGTAGAACCCTGGAGAGCAGCTTCTTTTCCCATCATTAAGGACCTCATTGTAGATCGATCTGCGTTTGATCGTATCATTGAAAAGGGGGCATATATCAGTGCAAGAACCGGAACGGCTCCTGAAGCAAATGCGCTACCGATTCCTAAATTGGTAGCTGATAAAGCAATGGATGCGGCAGCTTGTATAGGCTGTGGAGCTTGTGTAGCTACTTGCAAAAACTCATCTGCGGCCTTGTTTACTGCCGCAAAAATTAACCACCTCAATAGTTTGCCTCAGGGAAAGGCCGAGCAGCACCAACGAGTACAACACATGACTGCTCAAATGGAAGCAGAAGGTTTTGGGAGTTGTACTTTTACGGGAGCCTGTGAAGTAGAGTGTCCTGAAGCAATTTCTATTGCCAATATTGCCGAAATGAATGCCCGAAAGCTTAAGGCCAATCTATTGGGTTAGTTTATAAACCTATAGCCGCTGCTATTGCGTCATTTGCAGCGGTAAGTGCGCTTTTTGTATTACCAACTTATCCCACATTGCTTGCCGCAGTAGAAATGAATGACACAGGTACCACTAAAATTGGAAAATACGTTTTTGACCATTCCTTTATTATTCCTGGTATTGCCACCATTATAGCGGCAGTGATTATTGGATTTGCCCTGGGAAGCATCACTTTATAACAATAAAAAACTTATGACTACAAGAAAAGAAACTGATTTACTAGGAGACCTTGATATCAACGATACACTTTATTATGGGGTACACACCCAGAGAGCAATTGATAACTTCAAAATATCTCATTCTAAAATTGGTGATTACCCCTTTTTTGTAAAAGGGATGGTAATTACCAAAAAGGCCGCTGCTTCGGCCAATAAAGAAATAGGTACCATTCCTGCCGAAAAAGCCGATATGATTATACAGGCCTGCGACGAAATTTTGGACAACCTTGACCAATATGTGCAATATTTTCCCTCAGATGTTTTTCAAGGTGGAGCTGGTACCTCAGTAAACATGAACACAAACGAAGTAATTGCCAATGTGGCTCTTACGCTCAGTGGACATGCTAAAGGGAGCTATGACATATTACACCCCAACGATCATGTAAATATATCCCAATCGACCAATGATGCTTACCCCACAGGTTTTCGGGTATCCATTTATTTTTATATCAACTATCTGCTGGAAAAAATAAACATTCTCAACAATTCGCTGGATAAAAAAGCGGCTGAATTCAAAAAAGTCCTAAAAATGGGTAGAACTCAACTGCAAGATGCAGTACCAATGTCGTTGGGTGATGAGTTTGCGGCCTGGTCGACTAATCTGAAAGAAGAGACCAAAAATTTGAAAAAATCCAGAGATTTGATTCTTGAGGTAAATTTGGGTGCTACTGCGATTGGCACCGGAGTAAATGCTCCCGCAGGTTATTCTGCGTTAGCCATCGGTTATTTGCAACAATTTACCAAAGCAAGCTTTGTAAAAGCAGAGAATTTGATAGAAGCTACCTCTGATTGTGGGGCGTATGTGATGATCTCTGGTGCTTTGAAACGAACAGCCGTAAAACTGTCCAAAATATGCAATGACCTGCGATTATTGTCTTCCGGTCCCAGATGTGGATTAAATGAAATTAACCTTCCTGAAATGCAGGCTGGGTCATCTATTATGCCAGCCAAGGTAAATCCAGTCATTCCCGAAGTAGTCAATCAGGTTTGTTATAAAATTATTGGCAATGATGTTACGATTTCATTTGCAGCCGAAGCCGGGCAATTGCAATTAAACGTGATGGAACCAGTGATAGCGCAGTGTATGTTTGAATCTATCGAGCTGCTCTCGAATGCCTGTGTTACACTGGCCAACAAATGTGTCAAAGGAATTACTGTCAATGCGGAGCATACCAAACAAATGGTGCTCAACTCGGTAGGAATTATCACCTTTCTGAACCCCTTTATTGGTCATCATATGGGAGATGTGATAGGGAAGGAAGCAGTAGCAACTGGTAAAAGCATACGTGAATTGGTACTGGAAAAGGAATTGCTTTCCGAAGCAGAACTGGACAATATTTTAGATCCAAACAACCTGATGAACCCTGAATATAAGGGGGTTTTACATAAATAACAGGTATGAAAAACTTCAGTTACTGGTTGTGTCTGTTATTTTTAGTAGCTAAGCGCTTGTTTAAGTTTTCGTTTATACCATTGCTGGTTCAGCATCTGCGACTACTTCGTCAAGCGACTCATCAGGACAGGTAGGTATACAAACCATGGTCAAGGCAGTGCCTGGGATCAAGAAGATTGCCAACATATCAGGAGAGTAAGTAGGCTCCAAGATATGACAGTAGCTATCTGGCTAAAACTCGCCAATAGAATCAATGGCCTGTTGCCAAGAAATGATGTAGATGAAATTGCGGCGACATAGAGTACAGATACTCAATAAAAAACTGCTTAGGAGCAGTATTTAAATAGTAAATTCATAGCATAGTATTCATCTCTGTGAGAAAATAAGGTAGTGTATAGCTTGATGGTGGATGCTTTAAAATTTAGCAACTACCATTAAGTTACATTATGATGAATAAGTAGTAAAGGTGACCAAAGTAAAAAAAGTATGGGTAAGTGATTGGTAGGGCTATAAAAAAACAAATCCCACCTCTTTGAGGTAGGATTGTCTGCTATTATTTAAAACATTTAAAACTTTCCTTCACTTTTTGGGAGAAAAATGAAGTTTATAAAAGTGCTAACCAGCCTTTGGAGAGTTATACGGCAAGCTTTTTAAAAGGTTGCATTTATTTTAAAAAAAAGGTGAATATTTTTCATTTTTTTAGCCTAAAGCCCAAATTCCCTGTTTTTTATACCAACATTTTCTTACAGCCGAGCAATGTTTTTGTCCTGCCTACCAACTTAAGAGGGCAACGTCTAAAATGTGCCTTTTTGCGCATGCTTATACCTTATCATGCAAACCTATTGTATACTTATGCGTTGTTCAAGTCAAGAAGAGATGTTATTTTTACAGAAAAATGTTTGCCAACCGATACCATGACAAAAACTATCAAACTAAAATTGCTCGCACTCTGCTGTTGCCTGGGTATGATACAGCACTACACCTACGCCCAACAATCATTGCTTACCCTCAGGGGGCACCAAGCCAAAGTTTATTCGGTAGTTTTTAGCCCCAATGGAAAATACCTGGCAAGTGGTGGGGCAGACCGAACCCTGAAGTTGTGGGATGCTGTCAGTGGAAAACTGTTGCATACCTTTGCCGGGCACCGGGGCAGTGTGCTTGCCGTAAAGTTTAGCCCTGACAGTAAAAACATTGCTACCGCAAGCGTGGATGGTACCATTAAAATATGGGGAACCTCAAGTGGGGTGATTATAAAAACCCTGGAGGGGCACGCCGACATGGTAGGCACTATTGACTACAGTGCCGATGGTAAATGGTTGGTGAGTGGTAGCCGCGATAAAACCGTAAAGTTGTGGAATGTAAACAGTGGCCACGTGGTACACACATTTGGCAACCACCCGCGTTTGGTGTATGGGGTTTGTTTTGACCCTACTGGCCAAAGAATTGCAAGTACCAGTGATGTAAACATTAGTGTATGGAATACCAGCACTTTTCAACTAGAGAAAACCTTGAAAGGGCACAAAGACCATGTAATGGCAGTGAGCTTTACTACAGATGGCACCTACCTGATGAGCGGGAGCCGCGATGGTACGCTTAAAAAGTGGGAGGTAGCTTCGGGTAGAATTGCCAAAGAATATGCTGAGCCTTATGCCCTGATTACTTCGCTTGCCATTAGCCCCAATGGATTTTATCTGGTGCGGGGTGGCAAAAACCTGAAGCTATGGGATGCTAAGAATGCCCAAAAAATAACCAGTTTGCGTGGACATTTCAAAAATGTAAACTCGGTAGCTTTTAGCCCTAATGGGCAAATGATTGCCAGCGCCAGTGACGACCAAACCATTAGGCTATGGCGTACGATTGCTTACACCCACCTTGTAAAGTTGTACATAGAGCCTCGCATTAATAAATGGCAAAAGAAAGGCAAGTTTGAGAAAACCGATGATTACCTGGCAAGGGTAAATGAAAGTTCTCGCCGCGAAAAAGTATATGAATATACCCAACAGGCAGTTACCAAAATAGGCCTGGAGCATATAGACTGGGCAAGCGGTAAAAACGAATATGATGCCGATAACGAGAGTTTTAAAATTACCTTCAAAGACTTTCGTCCAATATATGTACATGTGCCTCTTGCCGAAGCAAAACAGTTTGACCAAAATTTCAAGAAATTAAAATATAAGAACGCCAGCTTTACTTTGGCCAACGCCTATGAGTTGGCGGTTTTGCATGTAGACATTGTCAACCCTGCCAATGGTAAAAAATATGTGTACGACAGTCAAAACTATGTAGCATATAATGCATCGAAGCTTACGTTTAATTTTGACCCTATCAGTGTAAACACCAATGGACGCAACAGTGAGGTAGGTAATGCCGATTTTGTGGGTGGCTTTTCGGATGTAGATGTAAAACTACCTAAAACCCAAATGAATAACCCCAATGCTATAGCAGTAGTCATTGGCAATACCAATTATCAGAAAACCAAACGGGTAAAGTATGCCATTAATGATGCCCGTAGCATTAAAAACTACCTGGTAAAAGTATTAGGCTACAAGCCGGGCAATGTGTTTTTGATCAATGATGCTACTTTGGCTGATTTTAAAACGTTTTTTGGCAACGAGCATAACTATAAAGGCAAACTGTATAATTCTATCAAAGCCGATCAGAGCGATGTTTTTGTGTATTACTCAGGACATGGGGCACCCAGCCTTAAAAACAATGCGGCTTATTTTGTTCCTGTAGAGGCCGACCCACAGTATGTAGAGTTGAGTGGCTACCACAGCGATATTTTTTACCGCAACCTTGCCAAGCTTCCGGCAAAGTCGATAACGGTGGTGTTAGATGCTTGTTTTTCGGGAGCAACCGTGTTTGACAATATTTCGCCTATTGTGGTGAAGTCTAAAGGAATCAAAGGAGTAAAGAATGGTGTGTTGTTGTCATCGTCTAGCAAAGACCAGGTGTCGTGCTGGTACAACAAAA
This window contains:
- a CDS encoding transposase → MANLYLIGQLETGQLKSLDVALYYSDELDKFWRYVGNKSNQRGTWYAIERHRVLLTI
- a CDS encoding succinate dehydrogenase cytochrome b subunit; this translates as MMLNKLFFRKWILAVTGLFLCLFLVVHLSANCLLLLPQNTAKSLYNSYSATLRESPLIKGIAYLLYLSILLHVLYALLITLSNRKANPVKYVVNKTSQNSTWSSQNMGMLGTLVLIFIVIHLVNFWARIKLGLGEEVTYDKSGNKDVYQVAYTLFHNFYFVLFYTLMAVPLAFHLYHGLKSGFKTLGFYHHRGLQLLAKLSLWYAVVMGIGFGIIPLVVYFK
- a CDS encoding fumarate reductase/succinate dehydrogenase flavoprotein subunit codes for the protein MKLNSKVPEGPLEDKWRNYQLKSRLINPANRKKLKVIVVGSGLSGAGAASTLAELGYDVQCFCYQDSARRAHSVAAQGGINAAKNYQHDGDSIYRMFYDTLKGGDFRSREANTYRLAELSAPLIDHFVQQGVPFAREYGGTLVNRSFGGVQVQRTFYARGQTGQQLLMAAYSQLYKMIHAKKVQMFTRCEMLDLVVIDGQAKGIIARDLTNGNLRRFAADAVVLATGGYSRVFRLSTLAIGCNGSAIWKAHKKGAFFAAPSFTQIHPTALPQSSDSQSKLTLMSESLRNDGRIWVPKRQGDTREANKIPESERDYYLERRYPSFGNLAPRDIASRAAKERIDAGYGVGRLKNAVYLDFKHAIEQFGLDTINDRYGNLFKMYQKITGIDAYKEPMMISPAAHFSMGGLWVDYELMTTIPGLYAIGECNFSDHGANRLGANSLLQASVDGYFILPNTINNYLAGKPNAQVPSVEAPAFVIAEERVQAHIDRILKVNGNKTVDHFHRELGKTMWQECAMSRNKSGLVEAIAKIRQLETAFWKDVRVTGHDKEVNTELEKALRVIDFIELAALMCTDALQREESCGAHFREEYQTKEGEAVRVDETFLYVSAWEYNQGDFKLHKEPLHFEFVQPTVRSYK
- a CDS encoding succinate dehydrogenase/fumarate reductase iron-sulfur subunit, producing the protein MNIIFKIWRQNGPTEKGELKEYLIEGLTEDMSFLEALDYLNEALVLKGEKVIAYEYDCREGICGQCGIFINGRAHGPHDHMTTCQLHMRSFKDGETIVVEPWRAASFPIIKDLIVDRSAFDRIIEKGAYISARTGTAPEANALPIPKLVADKAMDAAACIGCGACVATCKNSSAALFTAAKINHLNSLPQGKAEQHQRVQHMTAQMEAEGFGSCTFTGACEVECPEAISIANIAEMNARKLKANLLG
- the aspA gene encoding aspartate ammonia-lyase, translated to MTTRKETDLLGDLDINDTLYYGVHTQRAIDNFKISHSKIGDYPFFVKGMVITKKAAASANKEIGTIPAEKADMIIQACDEILDNLDQYVQYFPSDVFQGGAGTSVNMNTNEVIANVALTLSGHAKGSYDILHPNDHVNISQSTNDAYPTGFRVSIYFYINYLLEKINILNNSLDKKAAEFKKVLKMGRTQLQDAVPMSLGDEFAAWSTNLKEETKNLKKSRDLILEVNLGATAIGTGVNAPAGYSALAIGYLQQFTKASFVKAENLIEATSDCGAYVMISGALKRTAVKLSKICNDLRLLSSGPRCGLNEINLPEMQAGSSIMPAKVNPVIPEVVNQVCYKIIGNDVTISFAAEAGQLQLNVMEPVIAQCMFESIELLSNACVTLANKCVKGITVNAEHTKQMVLNSVGIITFLNPFIGHHMGDVIGKEAVATGKSIRELVLEKELLSEAELDNILDPNNLMNPEYKGVLHK
- a CDS encoding WD40 domain-containing protein, whose product is MTKTIKLKLLALCCCLGMIQHYTYAQQSLLTLRGHQAKVYSVVFSPNGKYLASGGADRTLKLWDAVSGKLLHTFAGHRGSVLAVKFSPDSKNIATASVDGTIKIWGTSSGVIIKTLEGHADMVGTIDYSADGKWLVSGSRDKTVKLWNVNSGHVVHTFGNHPRLVYGVCFDPTGQRIASTSDVNISVWNTSTFQLEKTLKGHKDHVMAVSFTTDGTYLMSGSRDGTLKKWEVASGRIAKEYAEPYALITSLAISPNGFYLVRGGKNLKLWDAKNAQKITSLRGHFKNVNSVAFSPNGQMIASASDDQTIRLWRTIAYTHLVKLYIEPRINKWQKKGKFEKTDDYLARVNESSRREKVYEYTQQAVTKIGLEHIDWASGKNEYDADNESFKITFKDFRPIYVHVPLAEAKQFDQNFKKLKYKNASFTLANAYELAVLHVDIVNPANGKKYVYDSQNYVAYNASKLTFNFDPISVNTNGRNSEVGNADFVGGFSDVDVKLPKTQMNNPNAIAVVIGNTNYQKTKRVKYAINDARSIKNYLVKVLGYKPGNVFLINDATLADFKTFFGNEHNYKGKLYNSIKADQSDVFVYYSGHGAPSLKNNAAYFVPVEADPQYVELSGYHSDIFYRNLAKLPAKSITVVLDACFSGATVFDNISPIVVKSKGIKGVKNGVLLSSSSKDQVSCWYNKKLHGMFTYFFLKAIHNKNADKNKDNQLTYAEIYKYLVDNNEGVPYFARRIHGIEQVPRIQGKDFQKVFVKY